The following DNA comes from Pseudomonas marginalis.
TCCTCAACCACGCCACCTTCAAGGCCTCGCTGTTCATGGCGGCAGGCATCATCGATCACGAAAGCGGCACGCGGGACATCCGCAAGCTCAGTGGCCTGGTGCGCCTGATCCCGTTTACCGCGACCCTGGCGATGGTGGCCAGTGCATCCATGGCCGGCGTGCCATTGCTCAATGGTTTCCTGTCCAAAGAGATGTTCTTCGCTGAAACCGTGTTTATCTCGTCGACCCAATGGGTGGAAATCGCCCTGCCCATGATCGCGACCATCGCCGGCACGTTCAGCGTGGCCTACGCCCTGCGCTTTACCGTGGATGTGTTCTTCGGCCCGCCCGCCACCGACCTGCCCCACACACCTCACGAACCCCCGCGCTGGATGCGCGCCCCGGTTGAGCTGCTGGTATTCACCTGCCTGCTGGTGGGCATCTTCCCGGCCCAGGTGGTCGGTTCGATCCTCGCCGCCGCGGCGCTGCCGGTGGTCGGCGGCGTGCTGCCGGAATACAGCCTGGCGATCTGGCATGGCTGGAATGCACCGATGATCATGAGCCTGGTGGCCATGTCCGGTGGCGTGGTGCTCTACCTGCTGCTACGCAAACAACTGAAGCGCGGCCGTTTCAAGTACCCGCCGGTCATCAGCTACTTCAACGGCAAGCGCGGCTTCGAGCGCAGCCTGGTGGTGATGATGCGCGGCGTGCGCAGGATCGAGAAACGCATCAGCACCAAGCGCCTGCAGACCCAATTGTTCCTGTTGGTGATCGTCGCGGTGATCGGCGCCATGATCCCGATGATCAACAGCGGCCTCAGCTGGGGCGACCGCCCGAAGATCCCGGGCTCCATCGTGTTCGTCACCCTGTGGCTGCTGGCGATTGCCTGTGCCCTCGGCGCCGCCTGGCAAGCCAAGTACCACCGGCTCGCGGCCCTGACCATGGTCAGCGTGTGCGGCCTGATGACCTGCGTCACCTTCGTGTGGTTCTCGGCGCCGGACCTGGCGCTGACCCAGCTGGTGGTGGAAGTGGTCACCACCGTACTGATCCTGCTCGGCCTGCGCTGGCTGCCACGGCGGATCGAAGAAGTCTCGCCACTGCCCAGTTCGCTGCGCAAGGCGCGCATCCGTCGTCTGCGCGACTTCCTGCTCTCCACCGTGGTAGGCGGCGGCATGGCGCTGCTGTCCTATGCGATGCTGACGCGCCAGACGCCCAACGATATTTCCTCGTTCTACTTGAGCCGCGCCCTGCCCGAGGGCGGTGGCAGCAATGTGGTGAACGTGATGCTCGTGGACTTCCGGGGCTTTGATACCCTCGGCGAAATCACCGTGCTCGGCGCCGTGGCGCTGACGGTGTACGCCCTGCTGCGTCGTTTCCGCCCGTCCAAGGAAAGCATGGAGCTGCCGCCACAGCAGCGTCAACTGGCGCCGGACGTGGCCACCGACCTGGTCAACCCGCGCCAGGCCAGCGACACCGCCCTGGGCTTCATGATGGTGCCGGCGGTGCTGGTGCGCCTGCTGCTGCCGATTGCGCTGGTGGTGTCGTTCTACCTGTTCATGCGCGGCCACAACCAACCGGGCGGCGGGTTTGTCGCCGGCCTGGTGATGTCGGTGGCGTTTATCCTGCAATACATGGTTGCCGGCACCCAGTGGGTCGAGGCGCAGATGAGCCTGCGGCCGATGCGCTGGATGGGCTTCGGCCTGTTCTCGGCGACGCTGACCGGGATCGGCGCGTTGTTTGTCGGCTACCCGTTCCTCACCACCCATACCTGGCATTTCAGCCTGCCGCTGCTGGGCGATATTCATGTTGCCAGCGCGTTGTTCTTCGATGTGGGCGTATACGCCATGGTCGTCGGCTCGACGCTGTTGATGCTCACCGCCCTCGGCCACCAGTCGGTGCGCGCGCATAAACCGAGCAACCAGGCCAAAGTAGTCGCCGCCACCGAAGGAGCCGCCTGATGGAAGAAGTCATCGCAATTGCCATTGGGGTCCTGGCGGCCTCCGGCGTCTGGTTGATCCTGCGGCCACGGACGTTCCAGGTGGTGATGGGCCTGTGCCTGTTGTCGTACGGGGTCAACCTGTTCATTTTCAGCATGGGCAGCCTGTTTATCGGCAAGGAGCCGATCATCAAGGACGGCGTGCCCCAGGACCTGCTCAATTACACCGATCCCCTGCCCCAGGCCCTGGTGCTCACGGCCATCGTGATCAGCTTCGCCATGACTGCGTTGTTCCTGGTGGTGCTGCTGGCGTCACGGGGCCTGACCGGCACTGACCATGTGGACGGCCGGGAGCCCAAGGAATGAATTGGGTCAACCAACTGATCGTCGCCCCCATTTTGCTGCCGTTGCTCACCGCCGCGCTGATGCTGATGCTCGGCGAAAAACGCCGTCCGCTGAAGGCCAGGATCAATCTGTTCTCCAGCGTTAT
Coding sequences within:
- a CDS encoding monovalent cation/H+ antiporter subunit A, coding for MSLIVLLLLPFIGSCLAALLPHNARNTESLLAGLVALVGTVQVALLYPQIAHGGVIREEFMWLPSLGLNFVLRMDGFAWLFSMLVLGIGALVSLYARYYMSPDDPVPRFFAFFLAFMGAMLGLVISGNLIQIVFFWELTSLFSFLLIGYWHHRADARRGAYMALMVTGAGGLCLLAGVMLLGHIVGSYELDQVLAAGEQIRAHSLYPVMLALVLIGALSKSAQFPFHFWLPHAMAAPTPVSAYLHSATMVKAGVFLLARLWPSLSGSEEWFWIVGGAGALTLLLGAYCAMFQNDLKGLLAYSTISHLGLITLLLGLNSPLAAVAAVFHILNHATFKASLFMAAGIIDHESGTRDIRKLSGLVRLIPFTATLAMVASASMAGVPLLNGFLSKEMFFAETVFISSTQWVEIALPMIATIAGTFSVAYALRFTVDVFFGPPATDLPHTPHEPPRWMRAPVELLVFTCLLVGIFPAQVVGSILAAAALPVVGGVLPEYSLAIWHGWNAPMIMSLVAMSGGVVLYLLLRKQLKRGRFKYPPVISYFNGKRGFERSLVVMMRGVRRIEKRISTKRLQTQLFLLVIVAVIGAMIPMINSGLSWGDRPKIPGSIVFVTLWLLAIACALGAAWQAKYHRLAALTMVSVCGLMTCVTFVWFSAPDLALTQLVVEVVTTVLILLGLRWLPRRIEEVSPLPSSLRKARIRRLRDFLLSTVVGGGMALLSYAMLTRQTPNDISSFYLSRALPEGGGSNVVNVMLVDFRGFDTLGEITVLGAVALTVYALLRRFRPSKESMELPPQQRQLAPDVATDLVNPRQASDTALGFMMVPAVLVRLLLPIALVVSFYLFMRGHNQPGGGFVAGLVMSVAFILQYMVAGTQWVEAQMSLRPMRWMGFGLFSATLTGIGALFVGYPFLTTHTWHFSLPLLGDIHVASALFFDVGVYAMVVGSTLLMLTALGHQSVRAHKPSNQAKVVAATEGAA
- a CDS encoding Na+/H+ antiporter subunit C, whose translation is MEEVIAIAIGVLAASGVWLILRPRTFQVVMGLCLLSYGVNLFIFSMGSLFIGKEPIIKDGVPQDLLNYTDPLPQALVLTAIVISFAMTALFLVVLLASRGLTGTDHVDGREPKE